The following proteins are encoded in a genomic region of Xenopus laevis strain J_2021 chromosome 3L, Xenopus_laevis_v10.1, whole genome shotgun sequence:
- the sqstm1.L gene encoding sequestosome 1 L homeolog yields MTVTVKAYLLGKDESHKEIRRFQLELPVAGKGKAASSGSSCEILANKVTDVFQGLKGGAFQMFYKDEEGDLVAFSTDEELHMGLSLLNEDVFRIYIKEKKECKRDHRGHCGQETQQNVVHPNVTCDGCDGPVVGNRFKCLICPDYDLCSTCEKKGIHKEHNMIMFPTPLVYPRGRWFRKMHHGVPNFPWMQGWTVPPRGYPCHKYQQAQESTPPQNEPPAEEAAASSDPQSSQNPNVDFLKNVGESVAAMLSPLGIDVDIDVEHGGKRTKVSTSHPCSVDGNSQPNSSNFFMESQEIGSRSDSSPNLMETEQIAKRMKDIALNSSLPQDNEQGENSNGTAVGDDDWTHVSSKEVDPSTGELQSLQLIETGQPCSLDPNRSSAVPTHAPTGLREAALYPHLPPEADPRLIETLSQMLSMGFSDEGGWLTRLLEAKQYDIGSALDAMQSIRHIPNS; encoded by the exons ATGACGGTCACCGTGAAAGCCTATCTGCTGGGCAAGGATGAGAGTCACAAGGAGATCCGCCGCTTCCAGCTCGAGCTGCCAGTCGCTGGCAAAGGGAAGGCGGCCTCTTCCGGGTCCAGCTGCGAGATCCTCGCTAACAAGGTGACAGATGTCTTCCAGGGCCTGAAAGGGGGAGCCTTCCAGATGTTCTACAAAG ATGAAGAAGGGGACCTGGTTGCATTTTCTACCGATGAGGAACTTCATATGGGCCTTTCTCTGCTGAATGAAGATGTGTTTCGTATTTACATTAAAG AGAAGAAAGAGTGCAAACGTGATCATCGTGGACACTGCGGGCAGGAAACCCAACAAAACGTTGTTCACCCAAACGTGACCTGTGATGGATGTGATGGTCCTGTAGTGGGAAACAGGTTTAAGTGCCTCATCTGCCCAGATTATGATCTATGCAGCACTTGTGAGAAGAAAGGAATCCACAAGGAACACAACATGATCATGTTCCCTACCCCACTG GTCTATCCACGTGGCCGTTGGTTCCGTAAAATGCACCATGGAGTTCCCAATTTCCCTTGGATGCAGGGCTGGACTGTTCCACCCAGAGGATACCCCTGCCACAAATATCAGCAGGCCCAAGAAAGCACCCCTCCTCAGAATGAACCCCCTGCAGAGGAAG CTGCAGCCTCCAGTGACCCACAGTCTTCTCAAAATCCCAATGTTGACTTCCTTAAAAATGTGGGAGAGAGTGTGGCTGCAATGCTGAGCCCCCTGG GCATTGATGTGGACATTGATGTTGAGCATGGTGGGAAAAGGACCAAAGTTTCGACTTCACATCCCTGTTCTGTGGACGGAAACTCACAGCCAAACAGCTCCAACTTTTTCATGGAAAGCCAGGAAATTGGCAGCCGATCTGACTCTTCACCTAATCTCATGGAAACTGAGCAAATCGCAAAAAGAATGAAAGATATTGCACTGAATTCTTCTCTTCCACAAGACAAT GAACAAGGGGAAAACAGCAACGGCACTGCAGTGGGTGATGACGACTGGACTCATGTCTCATCCAAAGAAGTTGATCCCTCCACTGGTGAACTCCAGTCCCTTCAGCTCATTGAGACAGGCCAGCCATGTTCCTTAGATCCAAATAGATCCTCTGCTGTGCCCACACACGCACCTACAGGACTGAGAGAAGCTGCCCTTTATCCACACCTCCCACCAG AAGCAGATCCTCGCCTCATAGAAACCCTTTCACAGATGCTGTCCATGGGCTTCTCAGATGAAGGAGGGTGGCTCACTCGGctcttggaggcaaaacaatacgaTATTGGGTCTGCTCTGGACGCCATGCAGTCTATCCGCCACATTCCTAACTCCTAA